In Rattus norvegicus strain BN/NHsdMcwi chromosome 1, GRCr8, whole genome shotgun sequence, a genomic segment contains:
- the Itprip gene encoding inositol 1,4,5-trisphosphate receptor-interacting protein precursor codes for MAMGLFRVCLVVVTAIINHPLLFPRENATVPENEEEIIRKMQEHQEKLQMEQLRLEEEVSRLVAEKEALRQIEDEDQQQQLEAHTTWDLWSTLCMILFLIIEVWRQDHQDGTFPDCLGADEDELSGPGGAPLRGLPLPNRATLDHFYEHCIRSATGDATRTREFVEGFVDDLLEALRSICNRNTDMEMEDFIGVGSMYENWQVERPLLCHLFVPFVPPEPYSFHPEFWCSRLSMPLERQGYGQIKVTLADGDSLGCICGKTKFGEDMLCLLHGRNRGAWPRSGGSNEMEDLLCSRESSYLDAMQVMKWFQTALTKAWHRISHKYEFDLAFGELDTPGSLKIKFRSGKFMPFVLTPVIQCNDSDLYFTSQLPKEPCRGAPASNTDWLLSFAVYERQFLRMTAKALPEGACHLSCLQIASFLLSKQSRLTGPSGLSDYHLKTALLHLLLSRQAADWKTSQLDVRLQELFCFLERSLLEKKLHHFFVGNHKVPEAMGLPEVVRRAEPLNLFRSFVLQRTLYRHTVDSFYEMLKNAPTLISEYSLHVPSDRASPPPKAVAL; via the coding sequence ATGGCTATGGGACTCTTCCGGGTCTGTCTGGTTGTGGTGACGGCCATCATTAACCACCCACTGCTGTTCCCACGGGAGAATGCCACCGTGCCCGAGAACGAGGAGGAGATCATCCGAAAGATGCAGGAGCACCAGGAGAAGCTGCAGATGGAGCAGCTGCGCTTGGAGGAGGAGGTGTCGCGTCTGGTGGCCGAGAAGGAGGCTCTGCGGCAGATAGAAGACGAGGACCAGCAGCAGCAACTAGAGGCGCACACCACCTGGGACCTCTGGAGCACTCTCTGCATGATCCTCTTCCTGATCATCGAGGTGTGGCGGCAGGACCACCAGGACGGGACCTTTCCGGACTGTCTGGGGGCAGACGAGGACGAGCTGTCTGGACCAGGGGGAGCTCCGCTGCGCGGCCTTCCCCTGCCCAATAGGGCCACCCTGGACCACTTCTACGAGCACTGTATCCGAAGCGCCACAGGTGACGCCACCCGCACCCGGGAGTTTGTGGAAGGCTTCGTGGATGATCTCCTGGAAGCTCTGAGGAGCATCTGCAACAGGAACACTGATATGGAGATGGAGGACTTCATTGGCGTGGGCAGCATGTATGAAAACTGGCAAGTGGAGAGGCCGCTACTGTGCCACCTGTTTGTACCCTTCGTACCCCCAGAGCCCTACAGCTTCCACCCAGAGTTCTGGTGCTCCCGCCTTTCCATGCCCCTGGAACGTCAGGGCTATGGCCAGATCAAGGTGACCCTGGCCGACGGGGACTCTCTAGGCTGTATCTGCGGCAAGACTAAGTTTGGGGAGGATATGCTGTGTCTCCTCCACGGCAGGAATAGAGGGGCGTGGCCCCGCAGTGGTGGGAGCAACGAGATGGAGGATTTGCTGTGTTCCAGAGAGTCCTCTTATCTAGACGCCATGCAGGTCATGAAGTGGTTCCAGACGGCCCTCACCAAAGCTTGGCACCGCATCTCCCACAAATACGAGTTTGACCTTGCTTTCGGCGAGCTGGACACCCCGGGGTCTCTCAAAATCAAGTTCCGCTCAGGGAAGTTCATGCCCTTCGTCTTGACTCCTGTGATCCAGTGTAATGACTCAGACCTGTACTTCACCTCGCAACTTCCCAAGGAGCCCTGCAGGGGAGCCCCGGCCTCTAACACTGACTGGCTCCTGTCCTTTGCTGTCTACGAGAGACAGTTCCTCCGGATGACCGCTAAGGCTTTGCCCGAGGGTGCCTGCCACCTCAGCTGTTTGCAGATCGCCTCCTTCTTGCTCTCCAAGCAGAGCCGTCTGACAGGCCCCAGCGGGCTGAGCGACTACCACCTAAAGACCGCCCTGCTGCATCTCCTGCTGTCCCGGCAAGCCGCTGACTGGAAGACCAGCCAGCTGGATGTGCGCCTGCAGGAGCTCTTCTGCTTCCTGGAGAGGAGCCTGCTGGAGAAGAAACTCCATCACTTCTTCGTGGGCAACCACAAGGTGCCTGAGGCCATGGGTCTCCCAGAGGTTGTGCGCCGAGCCGAGCCGCTCAACCTGTTCCGGTCCTTTGTCCTACAGCGGACTCTTTACCGTCACACAGTGGACTCCTTCTATGAAATGCTTAAGAATGCCCCAACGCTCATTAGCGAGTATTCCCTCCATGTCCCTTCAGACCGTGCCAGCCCACCACCAAAAGCTGTCGCCTTGTAG